A region of the Desulfobacter postgatei 2ac9 genome:
TGGAAAAACACCGTTCCCAAGCCACCCTTGAAGACGGTCTTACCGTCGAGATTGATGAATTCTCAGGGACGCTTGCAGGTCTTTTTCTATGTGAGGTGGAATTTGGTGATGAAACCCAGGCCAGGACGTTTGTTCCGCCCCAATGGTTTGGGGCGGATGTGACCGAAGACAGCCGGTATAAAAATAAAAGTCTTGCCGAAAACGGTATTCCCGAAAACTAAGCCGAAAAATTAAATCACAAACTATACTTGACCTGTGAGTTTACGGGCAAACTCACACGCCTGGTTTTTTACGGAATCATCCATCTGATCCGGGGTTGAGCATCCACCTACAAACAATTCCGCAGCGTTGACGGCTTTATGGTATTTCTGCATCCTGCCGAATGCGGTGAATGCTTCTGCCGCATTGTTGTCATTTATTTAATGATGGATTTTATGACAAATCAGGTCAATAATAGAACTTGTCAATCATTCAACGTAAGGAATATCCATGAAAACTGATGTAACACTAAAAATTGCAGGAGCGGCGGGAGAGGGTATCCAAACCATTGGCGATCTGCTTTCCGAAGTGTGTCACCACAGTGGTTTGTTCACCTTCTCAGTAGATGATTTTGAATCAAGAGTCCGGGGGGGGCACAATTTTAATCTGCTGCGGATCAGCGACAAGGAAGTGGCTGCCCCCGGCAACAGGCTTGATATCCTTGTCTGCATAAACAAGGATGCCTATGACTTACATAAACACGAGTTACGTTCCGGCGGGATTGTCATTGTCAATGCAGATAAAGCCGGAACAGAAGACAAGACACGTTTTGACATCCCCTTGAAAAAACTGGCAGAAGAGGCCGGGGGAAAAATCACGGCCAATACTGTGGCCGCAGGTGCCGTGCTTTCTATGCTCGGTACCCCTTTCAGTCTGCTGGCTGACATTTTGACAAAGCGATTTGCCGCCAAGGGCGATAAAATCGTGTCGCTGAATATTGCCGCGGCCCAAAAAGGCTTTGATGCAGCCAAAGGCTTAAGAGTGGACACCGGGTTTACATGGGAGGCGAAAAAGATCAATAATGTTATTCTCAGCGGGGCCAAGGCCGCAGCTTTGGGCGCCCTGGCTGCCGACTGCCGGTTTTTTCCCTTTTACCCCATGAGTCCGTCCACAGGTGTGATCACCAATGTGGTTTCCTATACTAAAAAGCTTCCCGTTGTTGTTGAGCAGGCAGAAGATGAGATTGCCGCTGTAATCATGGCCATCGGTGCCTCCTTTGCCGGTGTCCGCGCCATGACCGCAACTTCGGGCGGCGGTTTTTGTCTCATGACCGAAGGGTTGGGGCTTGCCGCGATGACGGAAACGCCGCTGGTGATCCTCAATGCCCAGCGTCCCGGGCCTGCCACAGGGCTTCCCACCCGGACCGGCCAGGCAGATCTGCTTTTTTCCATCCACGCATCCCAGGATGATTTTCCACGGTTTGTTTTTGCGCCGGGCACACCTGTTGAGACCTATGAGACCATGAAGCGGGCTTTTCATCTGTCTGAAAAATACCAGGTCCCTGCCATTGTATTGCTTGACCAGTTCCTGGCCGATTTCAGGATGACAGAGGTCAATACGCTCACGGTAGATCCTGAAATTGAACGCTTTTATGCGCAAAATAACTCCGGCGATGACGATAATCCCTATTTGAGGTATGCACCGGCACAAGACGGCGTTTCCCCGCAGAGACTTCCCTGTTCCGGTCCGGGGCTTGTCCGGATCACGGGTAATGAACATGACCCCGAAGGGCATATCAGTGAAAATGCCGCAAACAGAATTGCCATGACTCAGAAGCGTGCTGCAAAGTTGCCGGCCATGATTAAAGAGATGGCGCCTCCGATTCTGGTGAACCCCACGGCCCCGGTTTTTCTTGTGGGGTGGGGATCAACAAAAGGAAATATTCTGGAAGCTGTTGAAAGACTGAACGCACAAGGCATAGAGGTGGGGGCTGCGGTATTCAAGGACATGTGGCCCATGGACCGGCAGGTCGTCGAAAAAGCGTTGACCGGCAAGCAGCTGATCATGGTGGAACAAAATGCGTCCGGCCAGTTGGGCCGCCTGCTTGCCCAGGAGGCAGGCATCTGTGCCTTTGACACCATTCTCAAATATGACGGCAGACCTTTTTTCCCGGACTATATTGTTCAAAAGGCAAAGGAGCTTGTGAAATAATGATTACGTCAAAAGACTACGATTGCAATTACGAAAATAAATGGTGCCCCGGATGTGGCAATTTCCAGATTCTTGCCGCCATGAAAGAGGCCTTTGCCCAGCAACAGATTCCGCCTGAAAAACTCACATTGATCTCCGGTATCGGCCAGGCCGGAAAAACACCCCATTTTCTTAAATGCAACATGTTTCATGGGCTTCACGGCAGGGCGCTGCCCCTGGCAACCGGGACAAAGATTGCCAATAATGATCTTACGGTGGTGGTCAGCTGTGGGGACGGCGACTGTTATGGGGAGGGCGGAAACCACTTTCTTGCGGCCATCAGGCGAAATCTGGACATGACGCTTCTGGTGCACAACAACCAGATTTACGGGTTGACCAAGGGGCAGGCGTCTCCGACATCAAGTCTGGGGATGGTTACAAAACTGCAGAACAACGGAACCCCCTCATCTCAATTTTCCGCCCTGGCCATTGCCCTGGCCGCCGGAGCGGGGTTTGTGGCACGGGGGTTGTCCGGTGAACCCGAACACTTGACGGAACTGATCGTCAAAGCCATGAATTACAAAGGCTTTGCTTTGGTGGATATTTTACAGCCATGTGTCTCTTTCAATAAAATAAACACCCTGAGCTGGTATAAAGAACGGGCGTACAAATTGGACGATACGGACCATGATCCCCAGGATCTTGCAAAGGCATTTCAGCTGGCCCGGGAGTGGGAAAACAGCCTTCCTTTAGGCGTGTTGTATGAGTCTGCCGGTACACCATTCCACGAACGGGTTCCCAATCTTAAGGTCCAATCCCTTGCCTCACATAGATATGACGGCAAGGTGATGGCAGATACGCTTTTAAAAAACCTATAGTAAAAAAGGAGATTGCATTTAATATGACGATCTGGCAATGCACCATGTGCTTTACGACTATGGACCAGGAAGAAGTCCCCGGACAGTGCAGTTCTTGCGGGGCGGACAACCGCGTTATTCTTGACAAGGAAACCGTTCCCGAAACCCTTGAAGCGGTCCGGGACAGGGCAAGAAAGAATCTTAAAGGGTTTTGTGCCGCTTACCCCGCCTGTGACGGTAACTTTGATAAAATCTGCCAGAAAGAGGCCTATGGCAAACCCATTGGATTCGGCGGTGCCGGGGCGGGATTCTCCTTTCGGGGAAATGTTGCAGCCCTTGAGGCTCTGTGTCTGAAATTACGGGTGGTGGGGGAACATACCGAACCTGAGACCTCCTGCACATTTTTAGGCACAAAACTTGATTTTCCGGTCATGGGCGCCTCCACGGCAGGTGCCGAGCGCTACGGCAATGCCATCAGTGAAGAAGATTTCTGCAGGGCCACGATCCGGGGCTGTAACGATGCCGGCACCATGGCCTGGCGGGGAGACACCTTTTTTTATACCCCCGAGGATAACCCCGCACTTCGAGCCATAAAAAGAGAAGGCCTGCCGGCCGTCCCTATCTTCAAACCCAGGGCCCAGGATGTGCTCAAGCGGCTTATCCGCATGGCCGAAGAACTGGGGTGTCCTGCTGTGGGCGTGGATCTTGACGGATGCGGCTCCACCATTATGGCCCGGCATAATCAGCCGGTATTTCGCAAGAGCGTGAAGGATATCAAAGAACTGGTTCAGGCCTCGTCTCTGCCCTTTATTGCCAAAGGAATTATGACGGTGGAGGATGCCGTAAGCTGTGCTGATGCCGGTGTCAGGGTGGTCAGTGTCTCAAATCACGGCGGCCGGGTTCTTGATGCAACGCCGGGGACGGCAGAAGTCTTGCCTGATATTGCCAGACAGCTTAAAGGCCAGGTCATCATCACTGCAGACGGTGGGGTCAGGACCGGCTATGACGTGCTTAAAATGCTGGCACTGGGTGCGGACTTTGTTCTGCTGGGCAGGGATATCATCCGGGCGGCCGTGGGTGCAGGTTCCCTGGGTGTTAGAATACACATGGAACATATTCAAAAAATATTGAAAAAAGCCATGTTTATGACCGGGGTCACCACCGTCTCAGATATTGATTCATCCATATTGTGCTAAGAACCGGAAAATGGTTTACCAAAGAAAGGGTCCGTAAGCATTTATGCGTACGGCATAAAGTTCGTACCAGGACAAATGGGTATAAACGGTTTTCTACAGATTTTCTGTACAACAAGTTGTATTTGTATAGAATCCCAACTTACGCAAAGTGGAAAAGGGCGCAAGCCTTACAGTGAAGAACATCGGAAAGCCGTGTACGGGAGAACCGTATGCACGGTTTGATGAGGGAGCATTGAGGATGCAAGGCTTTTGGAACACGTGGTAGCCGCGTGCGGCAAGGCGTCTCGAATATAGAAAGGGCTGAAGAAACTGGCTGAATAAGTACTCTACTCTACCCAGATTCCCCCAATAAGAGATGTCCCCAGATTCCAAAGATGTCCCCAGATTTCCAAAATTTTATGCCGAGAATCCAGATGATTTATAAACTACAACAAAATTGCGGCTAAAGAATGAGTCTGAAAAAATATAAAGAAATTGCAAGTAAGTATTGTGTTGAAGATTTGCCTGGTGCATTGCTTCCAGGAACTCCTATTTCTAATGTGCTTAAACATTTGGAGGCGGAAGAAAAAGTAATATCTAATATCGCTCAAAATTATCTAATCCGCAAAGGGCTTTTGGCGCTTCTCCATTATACAAAGAATGAGCTTGCTTTTGACGAATTTTCAAAAGTTGCAAAACAAGAACAGTTTGAACGGTGTCGTCTTTCTGAAATCAAAGCTCTTCAACGGCAAAGTACACAAAAAAAACAAGATGAGATTCGGAAACAAAAAAATGAAGTACTGCAAGCTCGGCTTAGAAAAATTAGCAAAGCCAGAGCTAAAGGTTCAAGGTTAAGGCAAAAATACGAACTTGATTATTTCATTGAAAAGAGTGACTATCCAAAGCTCATGAGTATTTTGAGACGAATTGAAAAGGGCGTGAGACTGCCTGAAGTTGATATTATTTGGCTAAATTCAGAGGGAGAAGAATACTTTACTCAAGAACTAAGAGAAGGGTTCCACAGAATTGAAGCTGATTTTCATGCTAAAATATTTAGATCGAAGAATGACCCTTGGGCGGCAGTTAATGCAAGTAGTCACTACCGAAAATGCAAAGAATCAGAAAATGCGGAATCATTACTCAGCATGGTAGATGTGCTGAATTTAAAAAATGCTCAACTGCAATCAGCAATATATACAACTTATGGTGGAGTAAAGCGAGACTTGGGAAAATGGAGTGAAGCACTTAGTTTGGGCGAAGAGGCTCACAAATTGACCCCCAAAGACTTCTGGCCATGCACTTTGCTGGGTGCAGTGAACATGGAAACAGGCAATTTCAGTGCGGGACAATTATGGTATGAAAAAGCTGTAGAGAGAGGCTATAGAGAAGATTCCGTAGATAATGAATTGCGAGCTATTTTTATGCGTGCTGAAACATCTCAAAAAAAGGCTTTGCGGGTTCATTTACTAGGAATAGATCCCAAGCGATATAGTTGGGTAAACAGACAATCAAATAAAAACAAAAAGTTTATAACAAATCAGTCAACCTGACCGCGTGAACGAGAGTCGTTTTCCCCGAAGGCAATTGGCCCGGCAGGTTACCTCAACGATAGGCTCGCCCGCGGGGCGGGCGAGCCTATCAGTGAAATAGGCAGAATGGGCCAATATGGTGATAGGGAGATTCTGTCTATTTATTTTATAATTTGTACTTCTGTTTTCATTTTTCATAAACAGATGGCCTTACAGCTATGAAAAATGAATGGTCACACCGATTTCTTCCAGTTGGCACAAAAACAAAAATCAAGATAAAGCAGAGATTGAACTCTGGTTGATTCTCTATCATCGACTTGAATAAATGTCTACCAGGGAAACCCTTAATTTTTGTTTTTTTTTAACTGGAGACCTTGATTTGTCATGTAGGCCTGATCATGATACAACACATAAATTTGTAGAAGTTTTATATTAAAGTTGTGAGTTGTGAGTATTGAGTAGTGAGATTTAAAATAAGCTGTTTTCTCAATACTCAATACTCAATACTCACAACTTTCATTGCTTGTTGTGTCCGTCAGGACATGGTCGTTTATTAACTTTGCAATTTTATCCGGGCCAACCGGGCACAGAACATGGAAAAACAGAATAGCAGTTTTCCCGATTCCATATTTTAATTTAAAGGACTGGACATGAACATATTGATCACCGGTGCAGCCGGGTTTATCGGATCTGCGCTTGCTTTGCGGCTGTTGAATGACGGTCATCGTGTATGGGGGATTGATAATCTCAACGATTATTATGATGTGAACCTGAAAAAAAACCGGCTGGCGCGCCTGTCCGGGTATCGGGATTTTACATTTATTCTTCTGGATCTTGCGGACCGGCCCAACATGGCCAAGCTGTTTGAGGAAAATGCCTTTGACTGCGTGGTGAATCTGGCGGCCCAGGCAGGGGTGCGGTACAGCCTTAAAAATCCGGCCTCCTATGTGGATTCCAATCTGGTGGGATTTGGCAATATTCTTGAAGGCTGCCGCCATGGCGGGGTCAAGCACCTTGTGTTTGCCTCTTCAAGTTCGGTGTATGGGCTGAACACCCACATGCCTTTTTCGGTTCGCCATAATGTGGATCACCCGGTCAGCCTGTATGCGGCTTCCAAAAAAGCCAATGAGCTCATGGCCCATTCTTACAGTTACCTGTATAATCTGCCGGTAACAGGGTTGCGGTTTTTTACGGTGTACGGTCCCTGGGGCAGGCCCGATATGGCGTTGTTTCTTTTTACCAAAGCCATTTTAGCCGGCGAGCCCATCAAGGTGTTTAACAACGGTGAGATGCAGCGCGATTTTACCTATATTGATGATATTGTAGAAGGGGTAGTCCGGGTGATGCACAATATCCCTGGGCCTGATCCGGCATGGAGCGGTAAAAGCCCGGTTCCTTCACGCTCTTGTGTACCGTACAGGATTTACAATATTGGGAATAACGAACCTGTGCCGTTGATGGATTTTGTCCATGCCATTGAAGATGCCCTGGGCAAAAAAGCAAAAATTGACTATCTGCCCATGCAGGCAGGCGATGTGCCCGCCACCTGGGCTGATGTGGATGATCTTATTGCCGATACCGGGTTTAAGCCTGAAACCTCTGTAAAGCAGGGGATACGGAATTTTGTGGAGTGGTATAAGGAATACTATGCCTGATAAGGGGTCCCCGCAGTTTTCACTGCGGGGCTATCTTGTTTTATACCGCCGGATTACTCTAAGGCCCGCGATACGATTTCATATAAATTTTTGGACAACGTTTTTTGTCCTGCCATGGTTTCAAGTTGCCTTTTCATCAAAATTCGTCTGTTCTCATCATACCGTTTCCACAAGTTGAAACATGCGCAAAGCCGTGCGGCTGTCTGGTGGTTGATTTTATCCAACGCCAGAATGCGTTCTGCCACAAATTCATACCCCTGTCCGTCAGCCCTGTGAAAATGGATGGGATTGTTCATGGCAAAGGCAAATATGAGCGCCCGGACCTTGTTGGGGTTGGCCATGGTAAAATTTTTGTGGGTTGTCAGTTGCTTTACCTGATCTAACGTGTCCTTAAGCCTGGACTGGGCCTGGACGGAAAACCATTTGTCGATAACCAGGGTCCGGGCCTGCCATTTGTTATAAAACGCCTGACATGCGCTGTCCCGCATTTCCGGAGTCATGTGGCTTAAAATTTTGAAGGCGGCAAACTCATCCGTCATGTTACCGGCGTTTTCAAATTGTTTGAGCACAAGGGCCTGGTTTCCTTTGTCCGGCACGCAGCCAAGATAGGCAAGGCAAAGGTTTTTAAGGCTTCTGTCCGCCATGGCCGCACCAGAAATATCATCGGGGGGTGCGGGCCGGCAGATTTCATATACGGTTTTTAATTCTGATTCCAGGTTTTTGGCCAGGGTTTGTTTCAAAAAGGTCCTTGCCTGGTGAATGGCCTCTACATCTATGATCTCAAAATGATCCTTGATTTCTGTTTCCAGGGGCAGGGCAAGGGCCTTGGAAAGAAATGCCCTGTCTTTTTTCCGGTCTTCCAGGGCCAGGGAAAAGGCCTGTATAAGACCGGAAGATACGGTCATGGCCCTGCCGGTCCGGATGGCTGTCACCAGATTTTTTATCTCATTGATGAACAGGGTCTGGGCGGCACGCCATTGATTAAAAGGATCAGTATCCCGGGCCATGAGAAAGGCAAGGTCTTGATCAGAAAAATCCGTGCTCAGACGGACAGGCGCGGTAAATTCCCTGAATACGGAAGGGTAGATATCAGCAGATACATTTTCAAATTTAAAGGTGTGGGTTTCCTGTGTCAGCTCATACAGCGCCTCTTGTTTGACAGTTTCCCCGGCCCTGTTGATCAAAGAGATCCGGACGGGTATGTGAAAGGGTTTTTTTTCGGATTGATTCCTGTCCGGGGATGTGGACTGGGTAAAGGTTAAGGAGAGGCTCCCTGTATTATCATTATATTGACGGGTCATGGATATTTCCGGTGTTCCGGACTGGGTGTACCACAGGAAAAATTGATCCAGGTTGCGGCCGGACACCGTTTCCATGACACCGACAAAATCCTCAAGGGTTACGGCCATGCCGTCAAATTTTTCAAAATAGAGATCCATGCCCTGTCTAAACAGATCCTGACCTAGCAGTTGATAGATCATGCGGATCACTTCTGCACCTTTTTCATACACGGTCATGGTATAAAAGTTGTCCATTTTGATGTATGAGTCCGGCCGTACCGGGTGGGTCATGGGGCCGCTGTCTTCGGGAAATTGTGCCGCCATAAGGTTTTTTACATCAATGATGCGCTTCACCGGGCGTGAGTTCATGTCTGATGAAAATTCCTGGTCCCGGAAAACAGTGAGACCTTCCTTAAGGCTGAGCTGGAACCAGTTTTTCAGGGTGATCCGGTTGCCGGTCCAGTTGTGGAAATATTCGTGGGCAATAACGCCCTGAATGCCCATGAAATCGTCGTCCGTGGCTGTTTGCGGGTCAGCCAGCACATATTTGGCGTTAAATATGTTCAACCCCTTGTTTTCCATGGCCCCGGCATTAAAATCGTTGATCGCCACAATCTGGTACAGGTCCAGATCATATTCCCGGCCAAATCGTTTTTCATCCCATGCCATGGCCTGTTTCAGGGATGTCATGGCGTGGCTGCAAAGGGCGATATTCTCTTTTTCAGAATAGATTTTAAGCGCCACGTCCCTGCCCGATGATGTTGTGAACCGGTCCTCCAACACGGCAAGATCCCCTGCCACCAGGGCAAAGAGGTAACAGGGCTTTTTAAAGGGATCTTCCCAGACGGCAAAGTGACGGTTGTCGTCAAGGTCTCCGGATTTCACAGGGTTGCCGTTGGATAACAGAATCGGGTAGCGGGTCTTATCGGCCACAATAGTACAGGAAAACGGTGCCATCACATCGGGCCGGTCAGAGTAGGGCGTGATGTTGCGGAATCCCTGGGCTTCGCACTGGGTGCATAAAATGCTGCCCGAACGGTATAATCCTTCTAAAGCCGTATTTTCATCGGGCTTAAGGATGTTCGCGATTTCAAGCTCAAAAACATCCGGGGTGGCTGCAAGGGTAAAGGTTTCATCGTCGCTTTTGTACTCACCGGGCAAAAGCACCATGTCGCCGGCAACCACGGAAATAATGTCAAACTTTCCCTTGTTCAGTACCAAAGGCGTTGTTTCATCTGCCCAAGCCGGATCTTTTCTCATTTTAAGTTTGGATGTCACCCGGGTGTGGTCCTCCCGGATGTCAAAGATCAGGTCAACATGGTCGACAATGAATGCAAAGGGCCGGTAGTCTTTTAACTGTATTTTTTTATGTTCATTCATAATAAAAGCTAAAATACAACCGGCCCACAGCCTTGTCAATTAAGGGATATATAAAATACGGATTATATCATGGCCAAGACCTCAGTGACTAATTTTTCAATTCCCATGGCAACATTTTTAATATTTGGCCCAAGCATATATGCCGGCGTTGTTACAATTTTTCTCTTCCGGTCTACATGTATCTGATCAACAGCGCATGCCACATGTTTGCCGCCCATTTTCTCGATCGCGTCTGCGGTTCCCAGATCATTTCCAATGGTGACTTCAGGATGTTTGTCGGCAATTGCCTTCGTTAACGTTGCCGGAGCAATACAAATGGCGCCGACAGGCTTTTTGCCATTAATCATATCCGTTATAATTCGCTGAACTTCCGGGTGAACCTTAGCCTTAATATTATTAATTGCAAAATCACTTAAATTTTTGGCAGCACCAAAACCACCTGGTATGATGAGGGCATCCATATCGCTTGCTTGAACCTCTTTTAAGTCCTTAATCTTTCCCCGGGCTATCCGTGCAGATTCTACCAACACATTTCTTTTTTCGGATGCTTCCGTCCCTGATAAATGATCAATGACATGATATTGTTCCATGTTCGGTGCCATACAAATAATATCTGCATCGGCTTGATCCAAATAGAGCATTGTCAACACAGCTTCATGAATTTCAGAGCCGTCGTATACGCCACACCCTGCTAATAATACGCCAACTTTTTTACTCATAACAGATCCTCCAAAATTTCAATTGTAATGTTTCTTAAATCAGTCTGTTAAAAAAAATACGATGCCATCCGAATAACAAATGCGAACAAGTAATTTATGTGGTTTTTTACATAACGCCGGAAATATCACTTCTATTTTTCCCTATCAGAAAGAAATTGAGTTGACAAGCAATTTATAAAATGAATTAATTACCATTACAAAAGTTTCAGATCCATTGTCTGACAATATTCAATTCATCCCGATTCAATTTGTCTAAGGCCGTAAATCATGGGGGCTGTTTGGGCAATATAATGAAAGGTATCACTAAATAAATGAAATTAACAATTATCGGAACCGGATATGTAGGCCTTGTCACAGGTGCATGTTTTTCTGAAATGGGAAGTCATGTCACTTGTGTGGATATTGACAAAGAAAAAATAGATAACTTGAAAAAAGGGATTCTTCCCATTTATGAACCGGGACTTGAGTCGATAGTCCTTAATAATTATAAGGAAGGCACGCTGAATTTTACCACCTCTCTGGCCCAGGCCGCAAAGGATTGCAATGTGTTTTTCATTGCCGTGGGCACGCCGCCGGGGCAGGATGGCTCTGCTGATCTGCAGTATGTGCTGCAAGTGGCGCGCCAGATCGGATCGGTTATTGAAGATTACGCCGTGATTGTGGATAAATCCACGGTACCCGTGGGAACGGCAGACAAGGTCAGGGCACAGGTCAGCAAAGAACTTGAGGCCCGGGGTGCAGCCATTGAATTTGACGTGGTATCCAATCCCGAGTTTCTTAAAGAAGGGGCGGCTGTTAATGATTTCCTCAAGCCGGACCGGATTATTGTGGGCGCAGATTCCCATCGGGCTGCAAAGTTAATGCGCAGGCTGTACGCACCTTTTTCAAGAAACCGGGACAAAATGTTGTTCATGAATGTCAAAGATGCTGAAATGACGAAATATGCGGCCAACTCCATGCTGGCCACAAAGATTTCATTCATGAATGAGATTGCCAATCTGTGCGAACGGTTGGGCGTGGATGTGGAGAACGTGCGCAAGGGGATCGGTTCAGATTCGCGTATCGGGTATTCATTTATTTACCCGGGCTGCGGATATGGCGGATCATGTTTTCCCAAGGATGTCAAAGCCCTTGTGAAAACCGCTAAGGATGCAGGATTTGTTCCCACGCTTCTGGATGCGGTGGAGGAAAGAAACAATCTTCAAAAACAGGTGCTGGGAAACAAGGTGATTAATAGATTCGGACAGGATTTGACCGGGCGCACATTCGGCATTTGGGGGCTGGCCTTTAAACCCGGCACCGATGATATGCGCGAAGCCTCGTCCCGTGTATTGATTAAAGCCCTTTTGGATGCGGGTGCCCGGGTTAATGTTTATGACCCCGTGGCCATGGATCAGGCCCGAAAGGAGATCCCGGCACAGGAGCAGGAGAAGATCTGTTTTGCCCAAGATCAGTATTCAGCCCTGGACACCGCGGATGCATGTATTCTGGTTACGGAGTGGAAGGCCTTCAGGCAGCCGGATTTTAAAAAGATGGCATCCCTGATGAAAGAACGGGTGATTTTTGACGGTAGAAACCAGTATGACCCTGACGAAATCAAAGAAGCCGGTTTTGAATATCACGGAATAGGACGGGAGCTGGGATAGCGCTTTTTGTCTTT
Encoded here:
- a CDS encoding 2-oxoacid:acceptor oxidoreductase subunit alpha, which gives rise to MKTDVTLKIAGAAGEGIQTIGDLLSEVCHHSGLFTFSVDDFESRVRGGHNFNLLRISDKEVAAPGNRLDILVCINKDAYDLHKHELRSGGIVIVNADKAGTEDKTRFDIPLKKLAEEAGGKITANTVAAGAVLSMLGTPFSLLADILTKRFAAKGDKIVSLNIAAAQKGFDAAKGLRVDTGFTWEAKKINNVILSGAKAAALGALAADCRFFPFYPMSPSTGVITNVVSYTKKLPVVVEQAEDEIAAVIMAIGASFAGVRAMTATSGGGFCLMTEGLGLAAMTETPLVILNAQRPGPATGLPTRTGQADLLFSIHASQDDFPRFVFAPGTPVETYETMKRAFHLSEKYQVPAIVLLDQFLADFRMTEVNTLTVDPEIERFYAQNNSGDDDNPYLRYAPAQDGVSPQRLPCSGPGLVRITGNEHDPEGHISENAANRIAMTQKRAAKLPAMIKEMAPPILVNPTAPVFLVGWGSTKGNILEAVERLNAQGIEVGAAVFKDMWPMDRQVVEKALTGKQLIMVEQNASGQLGRLLAQEAGICAFDTILKYDGRPFFPDYIVQKAKELVK
- a CDS encoding thiamine pyrophosphate-dependent enzyme, with the translated sequence MITSKDYDCNYENKWCPGCGNFQILAAMKEAFAQQQIPPEKLTLISGIGQAGKTPHFLKCNMFHGLHGRALPLATGTKIANNDLTVVVSCGDGDCYGEGGNHFLAAIRRNLDMTLLVHNNQIYGLTKGQASPTSSLGMVTKLQNNGTPSSQFSALAIALAAGAGFVARGLSGEPEHLTELIVKAMNYKGFALVDILQPCVSFNKINTLSWYKERAYKLDDTDHDPQDLAKAFQLAREWENSLPLGVLYESAGTPFHERVPNLKVQSLASHRYDGKVMADTLLKNL
- a CDS encoding alpha-hydroxy-acid oxidizing protein, which produces MTIWQCTMCFTTMDQEEVPGQCSSCGADNRVILDKETVPETLEAVRDRARKNLKGFCAAYPACDGNFDKICQKEAYGKPIGFGGAGAGFSFRGNVAALEALCLKLRVVGEHTEPETSCTFLGTKLDFPVMGASTAGAERYGNAISEEDFCRATIRGCNDAGTMAWRGDTFFYTPEDNPALRAIKREGLPAVPIFKPRAQDVLKRLIRMAEELGCPAVGVDLDGCGSTIMARHNQPVFRKSVKDIKELVQASSLPFIAKGIMTVEDAVSCADAGVRVVSVSNHGGRVLDATPGTAEVLPDIARQLKGQVIITADGGVRTGYDVLKMLALGADFVLLGRDIIRAAVGAGSLGVRIHMEHIQKILKKAMFMTGVTTVSDIDSSILC
- a CDS encoding tetratricopeptide repeat protein, whose protein sequence is MSLKKYKEIASKYCVEDLPGALLPGTPISNVLKHLEAEEKVISNIAQNYLIRKGLLALLHYTKNELAFDEFSKVAKQEQFERCRLSEIKALQRQSTQKKQDEIRKQKNEVLQARLRKISKARAKGSRLRQKYELDYFIEKSDYPKLMSILRRIEKGVRLPEVDIIWLNSEGEEYFTQELREGFHRIEADFHAKIFRSKNDPWAAVNASSHYRKCKESENAESLLSMVDVLNLKNAQLQSAIYTTYGGVKRDLGKWSEALSLGEEAHKLTPKDFWPCTLLGAVNMETGNFSAGQLWYEKAVERGYREDSVDNELRAIFMRAETSQKKALRVHLLGIDPKRYSWVNRQSNKNKKFITNQST
- a CDS encoding NAD-dependent epimerase yields the protein MNILITGAAGFIGSALALRLLNDGHRVWGIDNLNDYYDVNLKKNRLARLSGYRDFTFILLDLADRPNMAKLFEENAFDCVVNLAAQAGVRYSLKNPASYVDSNLVGFGNILEGCRHGGVKHLVFASSSSVYGLNTHMPFSVRHNVDHPVSLYAASKKANELMAHSYSYLYNLPVTGLRFFTVYGPWGRPDMALFLFTKAILAGEPIKVFNNGEMQRDFTYIDDIVEGVVRVMHNIPGPDPAWSGKSPVPSRSCVPYRIYNIGNNEPVPLMDFVHAIEDALGKKAKIDYLPMQAGDVPATWADVDDLIADTGFKPETSVKQGIRNFVEWYKEYYA
- the pepN gene encoding aminopeptidase N codes for the protein MNEHKKIQLKDYRPFAFIVDHVDLIFDIREDHTRVTSKLKMRKDPAWADETTPLVLNKGKFDIISVVAGDMVLLPGEYKSDDETFTLAATPDVFELEIANILKPDENTALEGLYRSGSILCTQCEAQGFRNITPYSDRPDVMAPFSCTIVADKTRYPILLSNGNPVKSGDLDDNRHFAVWEDPFKKPCYLFALVAGDLAVLEDRFTTSSGRDVALKIYSEKENIALCSHAMTSLKQAMAWDEKRFGREYDLDLYQIVAINDFNAGAMENKGLNIFNAKYVLADPQTATDDDFMGIQGVIAHEYFHNWTGNRITLKNWFQLSLKEGLTVFRDQEFSSDMNSRPVKRIIDVKNLMAAQFPEDSGPMTHPVRPDSYIKMDNFYTMTVYEKGAEVIRMIYQLLGQDLFRQGMDLYFEKFDGMAVTLEDFVGVMETVSGRNLDQFFLWYTQSGTPEISMTRQYNDNTGSLSLTFTQSTSPDRNQSEKKPFHIPVRISLINRAGETVKQEALYELTQETHTFKFENVSADIYPSVFREFTAPVRLSTDFSDQDLAFLMARDTDPFNQWRAAQTLFINEIKNLVTAIRTGRAMTVSSGLIQAFSLALEDRKKDRAFLSKALALPLETEIKDHFEIIDVEAIHQARTFLKQTLAKNLESELKTVYEICRPAPPDDISGAAMADRSLKNLCLAYLGCVPDKGNQALVLKQFENAGNMTDEFAAFKILSHMTPEMRDSACQAFYNKWQARTLVIDKWFSVQAQSRLKDTLDQVKQLTTHKNFTMANPNKVRALIFAFAMNNPIHFHRADGQGYEFVAERILALDKINHQTAARLCACFNLWKRYDENRRILMKRQLETMAGQKTLSKNLYEIVSRALE
- the elbB gene encoding isoprenoid biosynthesis glyoxalase ElbB, with the protein product MSKKVGVLLAGCGVYDGSEIHEAVLTMLYLDQADADIICMAPNMEQYHVIDHLSGTEASEKRNVLVESARIARGKIKDLKEVQASDMDALIIPGGFGAAKNLSDFAINNIKAKVHPEVQRIITDMINGKKPVGAICIAPATLTKAIADKHPEVTIGNDLGTADAIEKMGGKHVACAVDQIHVDRKRKIVTTPAYMLGPNIKNVAMGIEKLVTEVLAMI